From a single Glycine soja cultivar W05 chromosome 19, ASM419377v2, whole genome shotgun sequence genomic region:
- the LOC114400080 gene encoding WRKY transcription factor 23-like, protein MENNKMMGVKKEDYAANIGSSSLPSCNNYPFFDFSEDKGSLGFMELLGVQDYNHLLDFPLSSHVSVPQTSAVKEPPETKKECSEVTNNQQPTTPNSSSISSASSEVLYDEQNKTVDLAPEHQKTKEQLKAKKTNQKRQREPRFAFMTKSEVDHLEDGYRWRKYGQKAVKNSPFPRSYYRCTSVSCNVKKRVERSFSDPSIVVTTYEGQHTHPSPVMGRSNNFGTVMSGSAGNYMSQYYHQQQVHVNALSSLGFLSSSSSSRNATFSQETALLSDYGLLQDVVPSHMLKED, encoded by the exons ATGgagaataataagatgatgggtGTGAAGAAAGAGGACTATGCTGCCAATATAGGATCTTCATCCCTCCCTTCTTGTAATAATTATCCATTCTTTGATTTCTCTGAAGATAAGGGCTCTTTAGGGTTTATGGAGCTATTGGGTGTGCAAGACTACAATCATCTCCTTGATTTCCCTCTATCGTCACACGTGTCAGTGCCTCAAACCTCTGCGGTTAAGGAACCACCTGAGACTAAGAAAGAGTGTTCCGAGGTAACCAACAACCAGCAACCGACGACTCCGAACTCTTCATCCATTTCCTCCGCGTCCAGTGAGGTTCTCTATGATGAACAGAATAAAACTGTAGACCTAGCACCTGAACACCAAAAGACAAAGGAACA GTTGAAGGCAAAGAAGACAAATCAGAAGAGACAGAGAGAACCGAGATTCGCGTTCATGACGAAAAGCGAGGTGGATCATCTGGAAGATGGGTACAGATGGAGAAAGTACGGTCAAAAAGCTGTGAAAAACAGCCCCTTTCCCAG GAGCTACTATCGTTGCACCAGTGTTTCATGTAATGTGAAGAAACGCGTGGAGCGATCTTTCAGCGACCCAAGCATTGTGGTGACAACCTACGAAGGCCAACACACGCATCCAAGCCCAGTTATGGGTCGCTCCAACAACTTTGGTACGGTAATGTCTGGATCTGCTGGAAACTACATGTCCCAATATTATCATCAGCAACAAGTCCACGTCAATGCATTGTCTTCTTTGGGtttcctctcttcttcttcgtcttcaaGGAATGCCACTTTTTCTCAAGAGACTGCCTTGTTAAGTGACTATGGGCTTCTTCAAGATGTTGTTCCTTCACATATGTTGAAAGAAGACTAG